DNA sequence from the Streptomyces sp. CA-210063 genome:
TGACCCTGGGTTCTTGATGAAATTTGGTGTGCAGATGTGTTGACCTCTGTTCGGGATCTCTTCTACTTTGCGGGAGCCACAGAGCCGCCGACCTGCAGTCGAGGTTTCGCGGACGCAACTGCCCAGAAGGGGATGTCGTGTCACGAAAGAGCCATCGCGGGACAGCTTGCCTGGGGGCGTTCCTGGCCGGCGTCACGGCATTCGGCGGGGCCCTCGCCTCCCCCGCGTCCGCAGCCGCCTCCCGCCACGCCTCGCCGCCGCCCGTCAGTGACTTCCAAGGGGTCAACTGGGCCGATCCGCGCGACAACTACGCCGACGACGCGGTCGTACCCTCGGGCCTGTCCACCTCCGACAGCTACGCCACGACGTACGCCAAGTCCAGGGCGATCATCGGCGGGTTCGCCGAGCTCGGCGCCAACACGGTCCGTCTGCCCGTCAATCCCACCTCCGTGAACGGCTCCTTCTGGAAGTCGTACCGGGGCGCGATCGACGCGGCCACCGCCAAGGGCTTCAAGGTCGTCCTGGGCTACTGGGAGGCCGACAACGCCAAGGACGGCAAGATCGACGACCAGGCCTCGTGGGACCGGATGTGGGCGCGGATCACCTCCGCCTACGCCGGCAACCCCAAGGTGTACTTCGAGCCGATGAACGAGCCGTTCGGCTACACCTCCCAGGAGTGGCGCGACGTGGCCGCGAACTGGCTGACCAGGCACCGCTTCATCCCCCGCGACCGGGTCCTCGTCGGCGGCATCAAGTACAGCGAGGACGTCAAGCCCGTGTGCGCCGACAGCCGGCTCGACGGCACCCGGATCGCCCTGCACAACTACGGCTTCTGGCACACCGACTGGACCAGCGTCGACCAGTGGAAGGCAGACTTCAAGGAACGCATCGGCGACTGCGCCTCCCGCACGATCCTGGACGAGTTCGGCGCTTCCATGACGACCGGCCTGGACTACAACGGCCCGGTCAACGGCTCCAACGAAGTCGCCTACATCCAGGCCGCGACCGACACCATCCGGGAGCTGGGCCTGGGCTCGGTCTACTGGCCCGGCCTGCGCAACGGCGACACCTACTCCCTCACCACCCTCCAGGGCACAGGCACCCGCCTCACCCTGAAGCTCAACAACCAGAGCGGCCTCGACCGCCTGCACTGGGCCTGGAAGCAGTAACGCGGCGGGGGCGCGGCCCCGATGTGGACCACGCCCCCGCGAAACGCTCGGTGCCGGTACGCTGTACCCGCTCCGTCCCAGGTGGCCGGGGCGTAGGTGGGTTGCCCGAGCGGCCTAAGGGAACGGTCTTGAAAACCGTCGTGGCAGCGATGTCACCGTGGGTTCAAATCCCACACCCACCGCCGTAGGTGAGTGAAACTTGCTGGTCAGAAGGGGCGTCCCGGTTACGGGGCGCCCCTTCGGCGTGTGTACGGGATGCGGCCTGTGGGAGGGGTGCTGATTCTGGAGGGGATGGCGAACGGCGGAAGGAGCCGTGATGTCTGTGATGGACAAGCTCAAGCAGATGCTGAAGGGCCACGAGGAGCAGGCCGGGAAGGGCGTCGACAAGGCCGGCGACTACGTCGACGAGCGGACGCAGGGGAAGTACAGCGGCCAGGTCGACACGGCTCAGGACAGGCTCAGGCGGCAGATGGGCTCCGAGCAGACAGGGCAGACAGGGCAGACGGGGCAGACAGAGCCCGGCCGCGAGGATCCGCCGCGGTAGTGGGGTCGTCGCCCGGGGGGTTCCGTGGTGACGGGGGTCGTAGGCCCAGTTCTTCCAACGACCGGCGCCTGTGACATGGGCGCCGGTCGTCTGTGTGAGGGGGCAGTTCGGTTGATCCGCATCACACCCCCCGCCCCGACATCCGCGCCGCCGAAGCGATCGTCGACCTCGCCTCCCGTTCCGTGAGCCCCGTGTGGACGGCCGCCTCGACCAGCGCGTTCGTCAGGTCGGGGCCGAGGCCGTTCTCGTACGCGCGGCAGGCGGCCCAGAAGAGGCGGGTGTTGCGTTGGCCCTCCTGGGCGGTCCGGACGAAGTGGATCAGGCCGTGGCCGTGGCCGCCGGCCCTGTGGGAGGTGTTCGGGCGCGGCGGTGGGAGGAGCAGGCGGAGCAGCTCCGGGGGGCAGGCGGCCGGGGGCAGGTGGGCCGTGCCGGGGGCCGTGCCGTAGACGCCGTGGTCGGTGCGGGAGCCGGGGCCGACGAGGTAGCCGCCGGCGCCGCGGATGTCGATGCCGGGGGCGAGACGGCTCGCGGAGTTGGGGACGACGACGTCGGGCGGGCCGGTGAGCCAGAGGTGGCGGCCGCCGCTGGGGGTCAGGACGACGACCGTCTCCGGGATGGTGAACAGGTGGCGGAGGGCCAGTTCTCGCAGGGCGGTCGAGGAGTCCGTACCGGATTTGGTGTCGAGGTCGATGCCGATCAGGTGGTGGGGACCGACGCCGCAGGCGATGCCGTAGCCGGTGGCCCAGGGGGCGGCGGCGAAGAG
Encoded proteins:
- a CDS encoding glycoside hydrolase family 5 protein; translated protein: MSRKSHRGTACLGAFLAGVTAFGGALASPASAAASRHASPPPVSDFQGVNWADPRDNYADDAVVPSGLSTSDSYATTYAKSRAIIGGFAELGANTVRLPVNPTSVNGSFWKSYRGAIDAATAKGFKVVLGYWEADNAKDGKIDDQASWDRMWARITSAYAGNPKVYFEPMNEPFGYTSQEWRDVAANWLTRHRFIPRDRVLVGGIKYSEDVKPVCADSRLDGTRIALHNYGFWHTDWTSVDQWKADFKERIGDCASRTILDEFGASMTTGLDYNGPVNGSNEVAYIQAATDTIRELGLGSVYWPGLRNGDTYSLTTLQGTGTRLTLKLNNQSGLDRLHWAWKQ
- a CDS encoding antitoxin; translation: MSVMDKLKQMLKGHEEQAGKGVDKAGDYVDERTQGKYSGQVDTAQDRLRRQMGSEQTGQTGQTGQTEPGREDPPR
- a CDS encoding bifunctional DNA primase/polymerase, which gives rise to MATMDRQATTLALAHALSAAERGLAVIPLSRSKLPALRSPHRDDPAPSPSPSPCHGECGRFGHGVHDASTDPHRVRELFAAAPWATGYGIACGVGPHHLIGIDLDTKSGTDSSTALRELALRHLFTIPETVVVLTPSGGRHLWLTGPPDVVVPNSASRLAPGIDIRGAGGYLVGPGSRTDHGVYGTAPGTAHLPPAACPPELLRLLLPPPRPNTSHRAGGHGHGLIHFVRTAQEGQRNTRLFWAACRAYENGLGPDLTNALVEAAVHTGLTEREARSTIASAARMSGRGV